The Paucidesulfovibrio gracilis DSM 16080 sequence ACCGGCATGATCGTCCAGCAGATCGAACAAATCCATAAACGTCTTTGAGGTGGAGCTGTTGAAATACACGATCTCCATATCCAGGCGCACCCGGGGAACGCCGGGATCGTGCAGAAAGCCGTTCAGCCATTCGAACATGGGACCGTAAAACCGTGAGCAGTTTTCCGGATAGGATTCCCCCTGCATCCGCAAAACCCCGGTCATGGGGTCGAAGTCGATATGTGGGGACGATTTGGTCCCCTGCACAGTGTATCGGGTCATGGTTGCCTCTCTTTTGCTGTCTGTTGCCGCATGCGGGCCGCGACCGTTAGGCCACCACCTTCATGGAAAAAAAGGATGTTTCGTTGTCCACAGGCACCACGGAACAATCCAATGGCCGTTCGGCCTTGCGCGCCATTTCAATAAATCCCAGGCCCGCGCCCTTGGATTCCGGGTCCGGTCCCTGGCGGCGCATTTGCTTGTAGAGCGCCTTCAACTCCTCGCGGTCCATGGAGCGCATCCGCCCCACCCGCTCCAACAGGCGCTGCCCTTCATCGCGGGGGATCTTATTGCCGCAGGCCACAAAATACCGGCCGTCGGGTTCACGACCCACCAACACCTGGCCCTGGGCCATTTCCTCCTCGCCACCAGTGCCGGGCACCCGCTCCGAGGAATACCGAACGATATTTTGCAGCTGTTCCACCAAAATAGCGAAAACCTTTCGTACCAACCGTTCTTCGGTAAGCTCGGTGCGCATCTGCTCACGCATCAACTCGGCCAATCCTTCAACCACGCCCTGGGAAACCGGACCGCTGAAGGAAAGAATCAAACCGTCCTGCCGTACCATTTCGTAATGACGCAACACATCGTGTGTCATTGCCCTTTCTCCTCAATCTCAAATCCCAATACGGTGATGTCGTCCCGGCGCGGTTCTTCGCCCCGGTACTGCTCCAACGCCTCGGCAAGACGTCTGTCCTGTCCGGCCAGGGGCAGCTTGGCATGTTCCAGAAAAAATTCCTTGAGACGACGCTTGCCGAACGGGAACCGCTTGGTCCCGCCCACCTGATCCACGGCACCGTCCGTGGCCATGTAGAACCGCTGTCCCTTGGCAAAACGCAACGGCTGGGAGCTGAAGGCGAAATCACGCGGGGAGCGCACATACCCTATGCCGCAGCGGTCGCCCCGCAGTTCGCGCACGTCCTGGTCCTCCAGCACATAGAGCGGATTTCTGGCGCCGGCATAGACCAGCTCCCCGGCCTGGGGATTCACATGGCAAAGCCCGCAGTCCAGCCCGTCGTCGGACATGCCACCCCCCTCGTTCTGGCCCAGGGCATCCTTGATGAGGCGGTTGAGTTCCGAAAGCACGGACCCTGGATCGGTTTCCCGTCCCTGGCGGCGGCAGGTGTCGGCAGCTTGTTCAAAGAGTGCGTGCACGATCAGGGTCATGAACGCGCC is a genomic window containing:
- a CDS encoding DUF1987 domain-containing protein, translated to MTRYTVQGTKSSPHIDFDPMTGVLRMQGESYPENCSRFYGPMFEWLNGFLHDPGVPRVRLDMEIVYFNSSTSKTFMDLFDLLDDHAGQGRDIEVNWRYHEDNETAQECGEEFLEDVRHVRFNLVEVGD
- a CDS encoding SiaB family protein kinase — translated: MTHDVLRHYEMVRQDGLILSFSGPVSQGVVEGLAELMREQMRTELTEERLVRKVFAILVEQLQNIVRYSSERVPGTGGEEEMAQGQVLVGREPDGRYFVACGNKIPRDEGQRLLERVGRMRSMDREELKALYKQMRRQGPDPESKGAGLGFIEMARKAERPLDCSVVPVDNETSFFSMKVVA